TTCTCGAACGTGTATATACCATTGCTTAAACTGGTAGAATCCATGGAATATCAGTCACCAAACTTCTTTCACTTTGCCATCAAGTCTCCCAATCTGACAAATGGAAGTTAATCAACTCAAGAAATCACTATGAAAAATCTCAAATTAATTATTGTCATATGTTTTATCGTCTAAGGATTCCacttttttttggggggggggtgtaatttttcataaattgttttttaaaattgtaatagACAATATTCGTGTAGGGCATATAAAAAGGGTGTATTCAATCTAAAATAATTCtattttaatggagttttagataattttacaCAAATTTGAGAATTTGGTGTGATTTTGGTTAAGTTAATCTTATTTACAACTATAAGTTTGAATtgctatttatataaataagaaacTCTAGTCAAACACTCTAGTTAAAACACTTTGAAGTCTTTTTTTAatgctgatttattatgatattacaattatgatatgagaaagattacatagacgattcgacaaccgacaatactatcTTCTTTATgagatctacgcctaactgcatcataTGAACCGTCCTATGAAGATTCATGCCTAACCGGATTAACTTTCACCGCCTTTCTTCCGTAATATGTATAATTGTTTAATTAACACTTTGAAGTCTACACAGAGCCGTGCGAAGGATTTTTATGccataagcaaaaaaaataatacatactTTTAACAATATTGTATTATGacaaactaatatatatatatatatatataagtaatcaatttttgaaaaataaagttttgataGAAGATAcatgcaaaaatatttattatcacttcatttttatttaacaaatacAAAACTGGCAtctcttaaatttttaaactaagagaaaaaattatataaagatGAGTAGAAAAATTAATATGGTACAAGCAGTGAAATATTTATGTTgtaattaaagaaaatatgtgAAAACATTGATGTGATTTGATGATCTATGTAATCTAGTTAAGAAGTAATCAACAAAGTTtgtctatatatgtataaaataaaatataaaaatgtatgccctataatgttttttttgtaaaaattattcAACAGAAGCCAATGCTTCAAAAGTTCTCCTGCGGGCACGGCACTGAGTCTACACCATAAATTTGGTTTAATAACAGTTGATTGGAAGTACTtttgaaataacaaattaaataacatTTGTATTTTACACTGTGTTTTTTCAATCCATGTTTGAGTAGCAGTAAATTTGTCATTTTACTACCAATCTTTGTCAAACTGCTATTTGAACACACCCTTGGTGTTCTAAAAACTTGATAAATGTTTTTAAGATATATTACTTAAGGATTATCTTATGtcaacaaagaagaaaaacgtCTTCTTTGACTATTATATTGTAGTTTAGTCAGATACGCATGCATTTAAAATGAATGCTTTTCCCAATTAAATATTCATACATGTTGGCTTACGAAGTCTAATAAGGCGCGTAAAGCTGACTTTGAATTCGTCTTTCTTTTACGTGTACTTATCCATCCAGAACTACTATATAAAACACATCTAAGAGGTTCACAAAGACAACGAAGAGTAtacaaccaataaaaaaaaggacagaagagaagagaaatgATGTTTGAGTCTCCAAGTGGAAAGAGATGGAACTTGTTATCATCAGCTTCATCTTATAGAGAGACAATTGTACTTGGAAGATACAGTAAAAGTTGCAGAGAGCAGAAgcaacaaggaagaagaagatctaTGGAAGAGAGACTCTTGCCGAAGTGGAAAGTTCTGTTGAGGAAGCTCAAGTTGTTGCCTTCTTCTTCTAGATCCACAAAGGTCACGGCTTATGAGCTTAACGATTACTCTTTGAATTTTGATCAAGGGCCCGGTTGGCACGACCACGATGAGCCCGAGAATCTTGCTAGGTCTTTCTCTTCTCGGTTTGCTGATCCCACCAGGATCAGAGCAACACGCTTGCTCTTGTATTAAGTTATtcttttgtttctctcttttcttttgagTGATGAGATACACTAGCTGTTCGtattgaaaatgataaaaaaatgatAGGCTGATTACTCGGTTGGGAGAATTAGATCGGTAATCACTACATGACCCGTATAGACgaattacctttttttttttgacaacaaagGGCTAGACGAATTACCATTTCTGTGGGACCTCAATTGTGTTTTATTCAATCAGAAcgcaaatatttaaataaacgTTATGATCTTTAACCTTAGTGCTTAAATCTGAGTTGACTAAAAAATGATCAGTCAAACGTCAATATTTTCGATGTAAATGTTACAACTCATACTATTTCTTAGAGTTTTATAATGTTGCCAAAGCGATTTATTAGATGGAGCATTGTTTGGTCGGACACAAGTAATAAGGACGAAATTCGTAGGAGGATTATTGCGAAAACGTTTTATTAGGGAAGTTTGTCAGTTACAAAAGAGGAAATAAATGGGAAGagtatttgaccaaaaaaaaaatgggaagAGTTTGTCGGTGTTGCAGAGTTGACCGGAAGAGTACAAGTCTGCGAAAAAGTAAAGTAAATAAGCCCTATTCTAGCCGTCAAGTAAGTATCTCAATGTTCGGATTCTCTTCTCGTTCCACCTCCCTTTCTTTATATAGGCGACCATTCCGTTTTTACGCTAAGTCTCCCGTCTTAATGGATTTTTCTCGTTGGGCCGAGTAACGGGCTGATGAGCTGGACCCCGACTGAATGCTTTCAGTCGATGACTCGTTTGTCGGCTAAAAGCATTATGGCACTGAGCCGACACCCTAACTCGTCGAGCCGGATGTCGGGCCAGATCACACTATTTTTTGTGCATTGTGGAAGGATGTAATTCATCACCTATAGTAAGTCCCCCCAGTTCACTTGTGAGCGATGCAAACAATCTCAGTGAATTTGTCGATTGGGTTCAAAAATTAGTGGATTTCTGCACGAGGGTTGCCTTATTGTTCTTTGCAGAAGAGACGTGATTACACTCTTTGTCGCTTGTCGCACTTTTAAGACAACAAAACTCGTCGTTTTGAGTTCTTCTAAGAAGACAAGACGTGATTATGATTTTTGTCACTTCTTGCACCTTGAGATAAAAAAACTCATCGTTTTGCCATTTTTGAGAGGATGAGATGCAATTAAGTTTTTTGTTGCGTCTCGTCTTTTGTTGCTTCTAGCACCTTTAAGACGTCCAAACCCGTCATTTTGTCGCTTTGAGAGAGGATGAGACGCAATTGCGTTTTTATCACCTCGCTCCTTTAAGGCGATGAAACTCGTCGCTTTGCCGTTCTTTGAGAGGATGAGACGCAATTACGTTTTTTTTCACTTGCCGCCTCTTCGTGTTATTGGTTTGACTCACGGGTTACCGGTTAAGTGTGGTTCTTCAATTACCGGATGCGGTTGATCGATCATTGCAATGACAATGTTGGTTTAACCGGTTGGTTCCTTGAGGCCCATTGAGGCCTTTTTAGGGCTAATCGTTGTACTCGGGAGGCGTGCTTCGTATTTACTATAAATAGGGTGTTCCTCTTTGttctcttcattcttctctGCATTCTGAGGTACtccctttctctttctttctctctctaggtTTCTGTTTTAGTTTGGATTCTAATTTTACTTGATATTTGTGAGTGATGCCGCCGAAGGAAAGATTGTCTCGTGAGGAGAAAGGGAATGCAGTCGCTGCCATCCCGAGTCCGTCAAAAGCCGCGTCGGCAAACTAGAGTACATTAGACGAATTTAGCATGATTCATCGCGATGTCATGGCGGACACAGTAAACATGAGTTTGTCGCAACGTCTACTGGTTGTTGATGCTCATCGACAGTCTGGAGAAGAACGGGACGGAAGTGCTAATAGTGGTGGTGACGACGTAGGTGGCGATCGAGAGCCTTCTGGGAATACAGTAGTTGAAACGCCAAGATGGAATACCCTAGTCCAGAGAAGAAATCTTCGACGGGAAAGTCTTGACCAGGTAGACTTTCGGCCTACTTGCTATCACCCGGGAGGAATATTCGAGGAACTTCCTAGGATTGCTCCCGAGATGCTTCATGATCCAAAGGCTGAAGGCCAGTCGTGGGGAATGTGTTCGGGACTTGTTCGACTCCTAGTGGTGTGAAGAAGCTGTTGAGGGAGTGTAGGGGTGCTGGGGTCACTTTTCTCGTTCCAACTGACAAACAAAGGTCGTGGTCTCCTCCAATAGCGTACCAATGCGTATACGAATTTTATTTCCGCAAAGATACAAAGCTGTGGTTTTCGATTCCTCGGTTGATTACGTCATGCGCATTTTGTCTAGATGTTGCAATCAGTCAGTTCTTGAAAGGGTCACTCCACATCGCAGTTGCTTTGATGGTGATGGGGGCTGAGATCGACATTTCGATGAGCGTCAGAACTTTCGAAGAGCTGACCTTCCTGAAACATATGCATGAGAGCTTATACTCCGTGAAGATGAGTCCAAGTTACAACATCTTGACGGGACATCCGAATAAGACGCATAACTAGCAACattcatattttttatcaaagccGATGAGCATTCATTCGAGGAGGCTCCGAAAAACAATTTTTGAGTTCTTTGGAAACATAGAATCGATAGTTTGTTGTTGTAGACAAATTGGTTTCTTTGTTCGGGCGCTAGCccctttgatatttttgtttttcagttACTCATCCGAATACCATTGCATCCCCGGAGAGATTCTTTGAGGACGCTCAAGCTATTTCTACTCTTAGTCACTGACGTTGGCCAGATCTCAGTCTTGAGTGGATCTGTCGTTCTCAAGATGGATATCAAGAGGTACTTCTTCTGTCTAACTCTCTCTAGAAACCTTATCTTTGATAAATTCATGACGTTTCATTTTGTAGCTCCTTGCAGTTGACTCGGCGTCGAACCTTCCGTGTTTGGTTGTTCCTGGCAAAAAGCGGTTGTCTTTTTACAAGGAAGCATCATAAGTTAGTGAGGAAAGTCCGGAAGATGAAGAGAGTTCCCGATTTGAGCGCTCTTTTTCAAGGACAGCTGAAGCTTATGGCGAAGAAGCCAACATATGCTATCGATGGGGCGGATTTGTCAGGATTGACAAGTGTTAATCCCCGCCCAGGAGTGGTTTCCGACTCTATCGTAGACGACTCCCAACTTGCGTCAGGGGCTGTCGAGAAGACTGAAGAAGAGccaagaaggaagaagaagaaaagtaagAAGGGGCTGCGAGAGGATCCCGATTGTGAGATCACGCCACTACAAGGGAAGAGGGTAAAGATAGCATAAGAAGATAGCGTTCTAGCCTAAAATGCTATCTTTAACTTGATCCGTTTTTTAAGATAGCGTTTTCAAATATCTATGATATGGTTTGTTTTTTCGGATtcctaaatatatttaaaacgcTATCTATATTCTAGGCGGAAAATTTTTCGATTTCCCGCTAAGTATTTAGcgaaaaattgaatttttccaattgtttacacaaataaaacaaaaaaagtaaaaaaagaaaaaaaaatcttattaggTTTTTCTCTCTTCGAtctcttttctcttcctcttctcagATCTTCTTTCCATTTACAGACAAAAAAAGATCTAGAAACAGATTGTCTGATGTTGGGGATGAATTGTCACcatccacaaggcccagcgaacaggaggcccattactGTCATCTAAAGGATAGTCGGCTCCAAGCCGGCTCCAAATGAGTCGTGACTCGGCTCGTGCCTCCTCTGATCAGAAGACGAGCAGCCGAAGGCGCCGACCAAGTGGCTCGGGCCGAACAGTCGTCCCGATTGGGCCTGCAAAGTCAAAAGGCCCATAATAAAAAAAGGATGAATTAGGTCAAAACTGACCGACCtaagagactatataaggagttgaggacaggaaGGAAAGGTATCACGACTGAGACAGACAGACTTGCGgccagattagggtttcctttattctctttgtatctcgccgctttctcttgtacttccggctaggagctcaccgagcatcgactagctggctttcttactcttgtaccctcgttattcctactctaataaaacgtctctgttcatcccactcttgagttctctTAGTTTCTGTATACCAAACTCACCTCAAtcaattggcgcccaccgtggggccgaTCAGAGTAACGTTTCTTAGACCGATATGACGATTGGTGACTCGAACCCCGACACTTCCGGCGAAGCAACTgagcttacgcctccgcctcctcctcctccttttctctcgtcggacttcatgagctccgtgatggctcgtctcgcgcatcaagaagaagtccagaaaaTGACGAACGAGCAGCTCGCTGCTCTTGTAGCTGCCCTCACCGCTCCTGCTGGACCGACAAACCGTTCCCAACCCATCTGCCGGCATCTTTTCCCTCCAACGCCGGCGGAAGACCGCGCTGTGGACGAATCTGACCCTAACGGTCCTCCTGCCGTATACCCTACTCCGACAACAGCAGATCCGACGACGATTCGCGAGATCGCcgagctcaaactcagccttcaacaaatgagctcgcagatccaccaagcgacgagcgcagcccctcatgtaagacccaaacctggatcccatgatccaaccagtccgcggccttacctaaacatctaagtgtaattcatCCGGTTATGGTCCAATccttacttagtcatttttcaatcatttgaggttcatgcaagtacaaaatcaatgcggaagcttaaatCAAACATTACTTATATAGATATGTCAAATGagatccatacaaagtattcaattcacacagttgcacaataggctatgttaaatccaaatgtttacaataagactacatcacacatcccacacggccaaggtcttcatggctccttagccttaccacgatccctgtcaggacctgaaatcaaaacccacaacacatatgcataagaatcatgaccgatatcctagcaatatacaacctatgcatggtttggacacttagtccataatctggccgatttgtgacccattgatttactcattcaaaaactcatattaacacatgataattcatgataaatcatgattaagagaatggtccaagcggattttccagaaccggccttgatcatattgatcttggccgtgaacaacctaaccggtttcatggtaccatctcgaaatcaatcatataaaattattctatcactttgataattcattataaatccccactaagagatatcaaacgccaaatcccaataactcccactggaagtatgagatcggaccatacatgcccaaccaaggccatggagagattactctgatctggccaagccttggtggcgtgttcatgagtttagactcatagataacttcagaatatgatagagaagagatatattgacaaagaaagaacaatagatgcaaccatccac
This genomic stretch from Raphanus sativus cultivar WK10039 chromosome 3, ASM80110v3, whole genome shotgun sequence harbors:
- the LOC108834070 gene encoding uncharacterized protein LOC108834070 codes for the protein MMFESPSGKRWNLLSSASSYRETIVLGRYSKSCREQKQQGRRRSMEERLLPKWKVLLRKLKLLPSSSRSTKVTAYELNDYSLNFDQGPGWHDHDEPENLARSFSSRFADPTRIRATRLLLY